The DNA segment NNNNNNNNNNNNNNNNNNNNNNNNNNNNNNNNNNNNNNNNNNNNNNNNNNNNNNNNNNNNNNNNNNNNNNNNNNNNNNNNNNNNNNNNNNNNNNNNNNNNNNNNNNNNNNNNNNNNNNNNNNNNNNNNNNNNNNNNNNNNNNNNNNNNNNNNNNNNNNNNNNNNNNNNNNNNNNNNNNNNNNNNNNNNNNNNNNNNNNNNNNNNNNNNNNNNNNNNNNNNNNNNNNNNNNTTTAATTTCAGATTACAAAagtaaatgaagaagaagtctCAATATTACGAGATTTCATGTTGACAGTAAATCTTATAAAGTGATATAAATAGAGATATTTCAAGACTTAGataaatttaacatatattttatgatattttttaatttagtatatttatattttgtgatatttttatatctaGTACActgatttgatattattttattaaattataatccATACTTATTAATACTAATACGAAATAAATGACAAagtaaaaattaacaaattaaaattactgAACAGGTGCGGAAGCAGTAATCAGCACCAAGCAAAGCAGATTAATAAAACCTATTGAgacataaaacataattaaaaaaatcgaAAGTTACAATTCTTTGTTAAGTAGTTacaatttagtaaataaattatcaaataccagataaatatatcataaaaactatatctattattattttatttccgAAAATATATAGGaagcaagaaaaaataatattattattgttacatGAGTAGGAGTATGATGCCTTTTACATTTTTGAGATGTCatgtaaatgtttttaatacTTTTCTGTAAAACAATAgtttaagataattaaattttatttgattaaaatgcaaaagcaaaatataaatataagtatcgTCTCAAAAGTTCAGAAtatcttttacataaaaaaaatatatcaagttaaaaaacttttaaataataaataatcaatctcgaaataaaaatctaaattctCGTCAATTACTTCCATCTAGTCTTATTGTCATTTATTGCTCAATATAAGTTggttataaaacttttattgtgtttaattgcatcttatttttgtgtttagtaTTTTGTTGTTCTCCGATGTAAAATGTGTATCGAATGATCATGAGTTATTCATAAAGGTATTGTCATATTTCAAATGTTCAAGTGTACTTTGGATGTTGAAAAATGTTGTAGCGAGATTAATGATTGACTTCctatatttttgaatattttgttgcAGTTTAATTTGCAAACATGGAGTGAATATTTTGTTACAGTTTagtttgcaaacatggatggaattgatttttgtggtagttaagtttatttgatttcttgatgttatttccttttctattaaATATCAGACATGTTAGTGGTTACCCGAAGTAAAATAAGTGTCACAAATTGAATAGTgaataagaaatattatatgattACTATTATCAGAATAGTTACTTGAGGatgatttattttatgtgtagcatgtgtttattaataattgtgattaaaataaattaagagcTAATGcttcaaattcattcattatGTAATAACAAATAACCagatgaataaaaagaaaaatttgcaaattatcaacattaaaatttttgaatgaaaatagtttgttaatattttatataagtttgGTCCTAGCTCATTAAGCTCTACATATTCTTTTCAAGAAATCATGACTTAGAGTCATTCACCTATATATTTCTTGTATCTCTTCCATTAACATATTCAGACTTAACGATCATTCGTGGTCATTTACAATGATTGGTATAAGTTCttatattattacaatatatgaatttcaaaatattgtatgagaaaaaaaattaaaacataaaagtagaattttattttttaaggaaaaaatatttttctgaaaCTTTTTTTCTGCACCTTTATTGCTTTTATACATTGTGatagataatatataatgtGTCTTCTCTTGCTTTctatttacttttgaaaataaaataataatagatgtagttaatgatatatttatttggtatttgattatttcttttttactaaattgtaactatttaacaaaatatcTTTCGATTTTGTTAATTGAAGTCAGTGgattttattaatttggttGGTGCCGATTACATTCTCTATGTTGTACCTGGTCAAtcgttttaatttattaatttttactttgtCAAATATTGcgtattaatattaaaaagtaagtaGGTCTTTAAATTAtggtttaataaaataatatcaaatcagTTTACtgatataaaagtattaaaatatatatcaaatcaatgttctagaataaaaaatatcataatatgtatgtcattctataaaaatattatcagaTCTCTTCATGTTGTTGACACTTCTTTACTTATTTCGTCATgtgaaattaaaagtatatcatattaatataattaaaaattatgtataaatgATGAAAGGTGgaagaaaaaacttaataataacaattataacatCAATAtcggaattttttttttggatggtTTATGTGTTACTATATATTGTAACgtcattctttaattttaaaagttagaatttcttttatgactgtgatattaattatgttaataataagaagtataaaatttactttaaaaaatatagaggCTTGCAGCATGTTATCACACTTATGTATCATCCCAAATATTATACGAACAtacaatataataggattcagttATTATAGTATGaaaaaacagttaaaataaCATGTGACAGTATATAAGGGTACAATCATCCCAAATTATAGACAGAATTTAAACTTTACAACTTaagagtctttcaaaataaagataGTGTAACTAAGGATCCTAAGAACTAGGGGCAGCTGGATCTGTCTCCTCCAATGTCTGCTCTAGAGAAGCCTCAtctccaagtggatgatcatcgcaaaaaaAAGAGCAcaacacatacaacacacaagagtaagggtaagctaggttccaaaaacatgttaatTATCATTCAGTAGTTAAAAGGCAAGACATATGCATACATGTGATTAAATCAAGCATCCTATCATATTATGACTcactagactcgtccggacttagaatgaatatcgatctggggcgggttgtgcacttgtggtggcctctactgctttgcaaagccattgccaacgggtttcaccctaccacacacaagtgtaagtccgttACCGCGCGATAAACTTCAGTgatagcgcctaccctaggacctcccactactctcaccacatgcgtcGATcatctctaagtgagaatgaaagaccattagagtgttgggataaccccccatatgaaagcctcatatattcattctaaaacactacaatgatctcacctagagatcttacttCAATACCATTCAAATCACCTTAATCAAATCACAATCCTCTTTGAATCATCAATATACCATACTTGTTACATTCAACACNAATCATAACCTTTATGTGTACATACTTGCAAACTATAATTCACACACAATACCTCCTGCCCTCAATCATATTGCGAAATCAAGCCATATCTATAAACATACAAGACActctttcaatcaaacaacatcaatcaatccaTAGCATAAGGATACTCATATTTAGGCAAGAAAAACAACTTCGAAACCATCACCAATAGCTCCAGAAAGGTTCAAAACCCCCCAAAACGATCTAAAAaacgtccaaaaatgatacccAGAACCCTGAAAACCACCCAAAATTGTTCTGGATGAATTTTCgacgacaataatcgattattatatgtaataatcgattatttaagagaaatttgaagaaaatatggtgttctgactagaataatcgattaacaagtgagataatcgattatttttatCAGTATTTGACAACaaccttatttttctttccttcaaaCTTTTACCCAAATCTTATCTAAAATTGCTCTAAAACTCTCcacattttaaaaaaggtttaatacctattttggtccctcctttgggagggtttgttcaaagtgatccctccttttttcaaaagttcacttaagtcctagctttcgcaaaaactgttcaaaatggtcctttttggtaacggcgttaagttcactaacggcagaCCTGTCAGGTGTCTAACATGTgctgatgtggcattgttatatgttttaaaaaaaatatattgtgacgtgtaaatgtatgttgttagggttaaattaaaaaatgaattagggttATATTACAAAATGAATTAGGGATTTGCGTTGCGGATTGGGAAAATCTAGAGTAAAAATtgggaaaattaatttaaccctaacatTAGGAGGTGGAGCACATCTCCGGTGACCTCTGGCAGCTGAAGGCGAGATCCCTCCATAGCCACCCTTTCGTATGGCTCTTTCCTCCATAGCCACCCTTTCGTATGACTATGCACACAAAATTTTTGGACTTCTGGATTAGCCTCCATATGATTCGAAATCAGGTTTTGCAGTGGAATGAAATTTGGATAGCTTGGTTTGATTTTCGGTGGAGGTTGGAAATTGGTGGGTCCTTCTCTGTTTGGTTGTGTTTCGGTGTTATGGAGGATTGATGGGGATAAATTGAAAGGTGTTGGAAGAAACGGGTAGTAGTGTTTGGGTTGGTTACAGATNNNNNNNNNNNNNNNNNNNNNNNNNNNNNNNNNNNNNNNNNNNNNNNNNNNNNNNNNNNNNNNNNNNNNNNNNNNNNNNNNNNNNNNNNNNNNNNNNNNNNNNNNNNNNNNNNNNNNNNNNNNNNNNNNNNNNNNNNNNNNNNNNNNNNNNNNNNNNNNNNNNNNNNNNNNNNNNNNNNNNNNNNNNNNNNNNNNNNNNNNNNNNNNNNNNNNNNNNNNNNNNNNNNNNNNNNNNNNNNNNNNNNNNNNNNNNNNNNNNNNNNNNNNNNNNNNNNNNNNNNNNNNNNNNNNNNNNNNNNNNNNNNNNNNNNNNNNNNNNNNNNNNNNNNNNNNNNNNNNNNNNNNNNNNNNNNNNNNNNNNNNNNNNNNNNNNNNNNNNNNNNNNNNNNNNNNNNNNNNNNNNNNNNNNNNNNNNNNNNNNNNNNNNNNNNNNNNNNNNNNNNNNNNNNNNNNNNNNNNNNNNNNNNNNNNNNNNNNNNNNNNNNNNNNNNNNNNNNNNNNNNNNNNNNNNNNNNNNNNNNNNNNNNNNNNNNNNNNNNNNNNNNNNNNNNNNNNNNNNNNNNNNNNNNNNNNNNNNNNNNNNNNNNNNNNNNNNNNNNNNNNNNNNNNNNNNNNNNNNNNNNNNNNNNNNNNNNNNNNNNNNNNNNNNNNNNNNNNNNNNNNNNNNNNNNNNNNNNNNNNNNNNNNNNNNNNNNNNNNNNNNNNNNNNNNNNNNNNNNNNNNNNNNNNNNNNNNNNNNNNNNNNNNNNNNNNNNNNNNNNNNNNNNNNNNNNNNNNNNNNNNNNNNNNNNNNNNNNNNNNNNNNNNNNNNNNNNNNNNNNNNNNNNNNNNNNNNNNNNNNNNNNNNNNNNNNNNNNNNNNNNNNNNNNNNNNNNNNNNNNNNNNNNNNNNNNNNNNNNNNNNNNNNNNNNNNNNNNNNNNNNNNNNNNNNNNNNNNNNNNNNNNNNNNNNNNNNNNNNNNNNNNNNNNNNNNNNNNNNNNNNNNNNNNNGCCATCCATATTGTAACTGCATTATATGGATTAATATTTGGTTATCATTTGGGTATATCAGGTATATATGTTAACATACTTATCTATCTTTCCATATTGcaatattttgttcatttttgtcattttgaaatagaaaactGATTAACTTATAACATTATTTCATACTTATTGTGTTATTATGTGTTTAAAGAGGCCAATTGACTATTTAAATGTGGTAtgtgatatattatttatatttgacaaagatttgtatattaaatattgtttatctCTACTAAAATGAGCATAAGAGAAAACTAATAatgtttttgaagaaaaaataatagaagatTTACGAAAATCAAagtctaaattattttattttacaaaggttaaaaataataattgcaaATTTtacaaggaagaaaaagaaataaaaacttttagggacgaaaataaattttttcttattttttaaagaataaaaatatatttaaatttaaaaataaataaattaaattaaataattttatttttatttttatttttgtaaagaaaaaatatacattttcttATATTACAAAGTTAAGTCTCtgttatcaaataaaaaaattttaagctttttttttttaaattggaaaaagaaaatagtttctacaaaattgcaatttattttcaaagttcaaaacaatattaaatatttttttttcaattattcatttattgttcacctaatatttaattataaaggtaaaatagaaaatgtcaCAACTATTTTGTTAGAACCAATAAAAtgtattacaatttaattttaacttttgaaaagaaaaaaaaacttaaactacattttaaatatagtaattaatattgaaaacatttattatatttttaattcaattttttcataaaatgattaaatttaaaagtattaatacTATGCACAataaaagcttttatttttctaagcTTCATTTACTCTGTTTGGGATCCCAAATAGTTTGACCCTATTAAGTTGAAGATGAACCAANNNTGCTTTTATCCAATAATAAGAAAACTTAGGCACATTactgttattattttgatttttgttcttATGTTATCAATATCATAATCATTGATTAATATACCAGAGGTAATCTCCAAGAGCAAATATTTATGAAGTTATTTGTCGTAAAATACATCAATATTTATTCACATGATATTTATGAGCAAATATTTGTCGTAAAATCCAAGAGCAAATATTTATGAGGTAATCTCCAAGAACAAATACATCAATAATATTcacatgataaaattatatttttataataaaattNNNNNNNNNNNNNNNNNNNNNNNNNNNNNNNNNNNNNNNNNNNNNNNNNNNNNNNNNNNNNNNNNNNNNNNNNNNNNNNNNNNNNNNNNNNNNNNNNNNNNNNNNNNNNNNNNNNNNNNNNNNNNNNNNNNNNNNNNNNNNNNNNNNNNNNNNNNNNNNNNNNNNNNNNNNNNNNNNNNNNNNNNNNNNNNNNNNNNNNNNNNNNNNNNNNNNNNNNNNNNNNNNNNNNNNNNNNNNNNNNNNNNNNNNNNNNNNNNNNNNNNNNNNNNNNNNNNNNNNNNNNNNNNNNNNNNNNNNNNNNNNNNNNNNNNNNNNNNNNNNNNNNNNNNNNNNNNNNNNNNNNNNNNNNNNNNNNNNNNNNNNNNNNNNNNNNNNNNNNNNNNNNNNNNNNNNNNNNNNNNNNNNNNNNNNNNNNNNNNNNNNNNNNNNNNNNNNNNNNNNNNNNNNNNNNNNNNNNNNNNNNNNNNNNNNNNNNNNNNNNNNNNNNNNNNNNNNNNNNNNNNNNNNNNNNNNNNNNNNNNNNNNNNNNNNNNNNNNNNNNNNNNNNNNNNNNNNNNNNNNNNNNNNNNNNNNNNNNNNNNNNNNNNNNNNNNNNNNNNNNNNNNNNNNNNNNNNNNNNNNNNNNNNNNNNNNNNNNNNNNNNNNNNNNNNNNNNNNNNNNNNNNNNNNNNNNNNNNNNNNNNNNNNNNNNNNNNNNNNNNNNNNNNNNNNNNNNNNNNNNNNNNNNNNNNNNNNNNNNNNNNNNNNNNNNNNNNNNNNNNNNNNNNNNNNNNNNNNNNNNNNNNNNNNNNNNNNNNNNNNNNNNNNNNNNNNNNNNNNNNNNNNNNNNNNNNNNNNNNNNNNNNNNNNNNNNNNNNNNNNNNNNNNNNNNNNNNNNNNNNNNNNNNNNNNNNNNNNNNNNNNNNNNNNNNNNNNNNNNNNNNNNNNNNNNNNNNNNNNNNNNNNNNNNNNNNNNNNNNNNNNNNNNNNNNNNNNNNNNNNNNNNNNNNNNNNNNNNNNNNNNNNNNNNNNNNNNNNNNNNNNNNNNNNNNNNNNNNNNNNNNNNNNNNNNNNNNNNNNNNNNNNNNNNNNNNNNNNNNNNNNNNNNNNNNNNNNNNNNNNNNNNNNNNNNNNNNNNNNNNNNNNNNNNNNNNNNNNNNNNNNNNNNNNNNNNNNNNNNNNNNNNNNNNNNNNNNNNNNNNNNNNNNNNNNNNNNNNNNNNNNNNNNNNNNNNNNNNNNNNNNNNNNNNNNNNNNNNNNNNNNNNNNNNNNNNNNNNNNNNNNNNNNNNNNNNNNNNNNNNNNNNNNNNNNNNNNNNNNNNNNNNNNNNNNNNNNNNNNNNNNNNNNNNNNNNNNNNNNNNNNNNNNNNNNNNNNNNNNNNNNNNNNNNNNNNNNNNNNNNNNNNNNNNNNNNNNNNNNNNNNNNNNNNNNNNNNNNNNNNNNNNNNNNNNNNNNNNNNNNNNNNNNNNNNNNNNNNNNNNNNNNNNNNNNNNNNNNNNNNNNNNNNNNNNNNNNNNNNNNNNNNNNNNNNNNNNNNNNNNNNNNNNNNNNNNNNNNNNNNNNNNNNNNNNNNNNNNNNNNNNNNNNNNNNNNNNNNNNNNNNNNNNNNNNNNNNNNNNNNNNNNNNNNNNNNNNNNNNNNNNNNNNNNNNNNNNNNNNNNNNNNNNNNNNNNNNNNNNNNNNNNNNNNNNNNNNNNNNNNNNNNNNNNNNNNNNNNNNNNNNNNNNNNNNNNNNNNNNNNNNNNNNNNNNNNNNNNNNNNNNNNNNNNNNNNNNNNNNNNNNNNNNNNNNNNNNNNNNNNNNNNNNNNNNNNNNNNNNNNNNNNNNNNNNNNNNNNNNNNNNNNNNNNNNNNNNNNNNNNNNNNNNNNNNNNNNNNNNNNNNNNNNNNNNNNNNNNNNNNNNNNNNNNNNNNNNNNNNNNNNNNNNNNNNNNNNNNNNNNNNNNNNNNNNNNNNNNNNNNNNNNNNNNNNNNNNNNNNNNNNNNNNNNNNNNNNNNNNNNNNNNNNNNNNNNNNNNNNNNNNNNNNNNNNNNNNNNNNNNNNNNNNNNNNNNNNNNNNNNNNNNNNNNNNNNNNNNNNNNNNNNNNNNNNNNNNNNNNNNNNNNNNNNNNNNNNNNNNNNNNNNNNNNNNNNNNNNNNNNNNNNNNNNNNNNNNNNNNNNNNNNNNNNNNNNNNNNNNNNNNNNNNNNNNNNNNNNNNNNNNNNNNNNNNNNNNNNNNNNNNNNNNNNNNNNNNNNNNNNNNNNNNNNNNNNNNNNNNNNNNNNNNNNNNNNNNNNNNNNNNNNNNNNNNNNNNNNNNNNNNNNNNNNNNNNNNNNNNNNNNNNNNNNNNNNNNNNNNNNNNNNCCAGATACTACTGAATCACATGGTTTAGCTAACTATCGTTGGGCGTTAATTCTCAGCCGCGTCTTATTTGGTTTAGGAATTGGATCTACTCATCAGGTAATactatctatatatttttatataaacttttattcaCATTTTCATATATTGTAGTTAATAACATACTATCATTATTACAAATtggtttaagatttttttaaatttacaaacttAGAAGGTAAATTATGTGttaacatgatttttaattagttaggTTACATTAAtaggatgaaaaaaagaaacactttaattttcattatatgaaatattactTATGTTATGTGTCATGATGTtacaaagtgttttttctttttttaNAGTCTTTGTCCATGTATATAAATGAGGTTGCTCCATATCAATATAGAAGAGTTCTTAATATGATGTTCCAATTGGTAACTACTATTGGCATCTTTGTTGCAAATCTCATCAACTACATTGCTGCGAAGAAGGAGGATGGAGAAGGGTGGCGTTATAGCTTACNTTTTGAAATTTTTCCTCTTGGTATTTATTNTTTAGNNATANTTTATCTTCCAGAATCACCAAATTTTTTNATTGAACGTGGTCTTCATGAGAAGGCTAAGAGGGAACTTATTGAGATTCAAAACACTACAGATGTTGAGGAGGAGTTTAACGATCTTGTGATAGTAAATGAATGCTCCAGAGCAATGAAAGACCCTTGGATCTCTTTATTAAAGAGACAGTACAGACCCCAACTTACATTTGCCATAGTCATTCCCTTGTTTCAGCAACTCACTGGCAtaaatgtgattattttttatgctCCTATTTTGTTCAAGACCATTGGTTTTGGAGCTCATGCTTCTCTCATGTATGCCATGATCATTGGAGGTTGCAACGTAATTGCCACTCTTGTCTCCATATTCACTGTTAACAAGTTCGATAGACGAACTCTTTTCTTAGAAGGAGGAATACAAATGTTTATTTGCCAGGTAACCTATTTTCTTAACACTCTTTTAGTGTTATTTTACTTGTATAATgtgattaaattgttttttgttttgatttggcTTTGCGTAGATCCTNATAACCGTAGCAATTGCATGTAAATTTGGACTTGATGGAAATGTAGAAATGTTGCCAAAGTGGTATGCTATTGTGGTTGTGTGTGGCATATGTGTATACGTGGCAGGATTTGCATGGTCTTGGAGTCCTCTAGGATGGTTGGATCCAAGTGAGATTTTTCCATTTGAAGTGCGTCCGACTGCACAAAGCATCAATGTCTTTGTGAACATGATATTCACCTTTGTCANTGCGCAAATTTTCACTACCATGCTTTGTCACATGAAGTTTGGATTGTTCATTTTCTTTGCATGTTTGCGCATTGTGATGAACACATTCATTTACAAACTTCTGCCAGAGACCAAGGNCATTTCCATTGAAGAAATGCATGTTATATGGCAGAGTCATCCTTATTGGAAGAANTTTGTTAAACCAATTGATGTCACTATTAGTNATGAGTGTTAAGAGACTATTATTAtacttaatcttttttttaatataaactatttttagtaGTTTAGTACAAAATACGTATTTTGTTAGTTCTAATTTTTCAACATTTGCATGCATGTGTGGAACCTTTTAGTTGTTCATTTGAATTGTTagcttttatataataatttttttttttcaataggaacataataagataaaagtatatttatatatagaatgagagAAGTAGTCCCGTCATCATTCACGAAGGGGCTCTCACTGACCCTTGTGGATAACATAGACCACGAGTTTGTCTACAACAATTTCTCCATTGGTTTATTCATCCCAGACCACCATATCTACATAATGGCATGGTAGTTTTGTCTAGTTCTATCAAAAATACTATATGTTGGCACCAACACCAGAGGTACAACAATGTAGATATTGGCAGAGTGGTAAGTTGCCTTCAATAGTATAGAACATCTTGTCATTTTACTTTGTGCAAACCTAAAATAGCCATGGTAGATATTGGTGGTTtgggattgattgaattttatatatattttggccttaaaaaaatgatattataagaATTTGGTAACAAGAATCTAAATCCCGAAATTTCTTTATTccaaacttcaaatttaataaatctcAAACCACTAACATATGACATATCTACCATGACTATGCAGTGTGCATGACCCACTATGTCAATCGTAAAGGGAGATTTATAGTGtacaaatttataatactttACCAACTTAAACGAACCTTAATCACAGTGATACTCACCTCAAATATCACCTCAAATCCTACTACCATGAACACATTCCTGTCATGATCGAGCCACAACGCCATTGACGTAAACCTTAATCCAATCCCCTTTAGAGTCCATAgcaaatttatgaatatttNAAGTTTTGATCACAATATTCACGATTCTGAACTTGTGACCAATACTTATTActattaaatattcttttgagttaaaataattttataattaattttagtgaatattacaaaataagaGTTAAGCTAACACAAGTTGTAGAATGAAATCATCGTTAtaattggaaaaagaaaagtttgagcTCAAAGAAGTACCAAAAGAGTCGAAAAACTTCCTGAAATTGACACCCTCGTTCACTTTGATGAAGATTTTatgcaaatgaaaaaaaaagaaagctgAAAGAGCTagaattatttatgaaattttaaaaggtAAATTCACATGAGATTCCTTCATAAACACAAGTTATTTTGCAATTTAATATCGGTTGATCcagaaggaaaattaaattgcGAATTAACATATATTGAATTCTTTTCTATTACAAGCGGTTTGAATTTCTTGatgttatttccttttctatttataCCTTTGAATTATTTACCCTTCAGTCTAGAAGACTCTTGCATGTAAGAGAGTTTAGGAGACAATGCTTTTTagattcatttattaatattcttttctcattggcaaatgaaagaaaaaaaaggggaaCTCAATCTCAATTAAACGCTACACAACTCACATAAACCCCGAATGAAGCATGCGCCACAAGGAAACTTTACGGAAACCTACAATTCGGTGATACATGTAACCAGATTTACATGGTCTTGGGGTCCTCTAGGATGGTTGGTTCCAAGTGAGATTTTTTCGCTTGAAGTGCGTTCAACTGCACAAAGTATCAATGTCTCTCTGAACATGATGTTCACCTTTGTCATTGCACAAATTTTCACCACCATGCTTTGTCACATGAAGTTTGGATTGTTCATTTTCTTTGCATGCATGCTCATTATGATGAACACATTCATTTACAAACTTCTACCAGAGACCAAGGGCGTTTCTAAGAAATGCATGTTATGTGGCAAAGTCATCCTTATTGAAAGAAGTTTGTTAAACCAATTGATGTCACTGTTAGTTATAAGTGTTAGGAGActattcttctatttttttttttttgtaatataaactatttttagtaGTTTAGTAggaaatatttactttttttgttcaaatttttcaaCCGTGGAACCTTTTAGTTGttcatttgaattgttttatatactattttttaaaattattgtcttattttttgttttttgaaacaTAGAAACATATTaagataaaagtatatttatatataaaaagaaaaaaaacgacCTTTATCATACTTAatactataaaattattttgagttaaattgattttttaattaattttagtgaaTATTATGAGTTAAGCTAACACACAAGTTATAGA comes from the Vigna radiata var. radiata cultivar VC1973A chromosome 2, Vradiata_ver6, whole genome shotgun sequence genome and includes:
- the LOC106780003 gene encoding sugar transport protein 1-like; protein product: MHTKFLDFWISLHMIRNQVLQWNEIWIAWFDFRWRLEIDTTESHGLANYRWALILSRVLFGLGIGSTHQSLSMYINEVAPYQYRRVLNMMFQLVTTIGIFVANLINYIAAKKEDGEGWRYSLXFEIFPLGIYXLXIXYLPESPNFXIERGLHEKAKRELIEIQNTTDVEEEFNDLVIVNECSRAMKDPWISLLKRQYRPQLTFAIVIPLFQQLTGINVIIFYAPILFKTIGFGAHASLMYAMIIGGCNVIATLVSIFTVNKFDRRTLFLEGGIQMFICQILITVAIACKFGLDGNVEMLPKWYAIVVVCGICVYVAGFAWSWSPLGWLDPSEIFPFEVRPTAQSINVFVNMIFTFVXAQIFTTMLCHMKFGLFIFFACLRIVMNTFIYKLLPETKXISIEEMHVIWQSHPYWKXFVKPIDVTISXEC